From the Agromyces laixinhei genome, the window AGGCACGGGCCGGCCAGTTGCGCTTCATCGTGCTCGACGACCTCGCGAAGCCGACCGTCATGCTCGCGCCCGACCAGTCGCTGCTGTTCGCCGCGTACCAGGAGATCGCCTCCTGAGCGACCGGGGCGAGGGATACCGCGGCGCTAGGCTTCTGGCATGACGACGATCCTCGTGCTCAACGGCCCGAACCTCGGCCGGCTCGGCACCCGTGAGCCCGAGGTCTACGGCAGCGAGAGCCTCGCCGACATCCGTGATTCGCTCGCCGGCGCCGTACCGGGCGATGTCGAGATCGACCTGCGGCAGAGCGACGACGAGGCCGAGCTCATCGGCTGGATCCACGAGGCCGTCGACCGGAAGCTCCCGGTCGTGCTGAACCCGGCGGCGTTCACCCATTACAGCTACGCGCTGCGCGACGCGGCAGCGCAGCTGAAGCAGGCGGGCGTGCCGCTCGTCGAGGTGCACCTGTCGAACCCGCACTCGCGCGAGACCTTCCGTCACACGAGCGTGATCTCGGGAGTCGCCACCGGCGTCATCGCGGGGTTCGGCAGCGACTCGTATCGCATGGCCGTCGACTGGGTGCTCCGGCACGCGTGAGCCGTGTGCGCATCGCGGGCTCCGCGGCATCCGTTCGCATTGGCGCAGCTCCGACCGAGCGACTAAACTCGACCGACCGAACTTCTGTGGCCGAATCCGGCCGAGCCTCT encodes:
- a CDS encoding type II 3-dehydroquinate dehydratase — protein: MTTILVLNGPNLGRLGTREPEVYGSESLADIRDSLAGAVPGDVEIDLRQSDDEAELIGWIHEAVDRKLPVVLNPAAFTHYSYALRDAAAQLKQAGVPLVEVHLSNPHSRETFRHTSVISGVATGVIAGFGSDSYRMAVDWVLRHA